One genomic window of Polynucleobacter sp. HIN11 includes the following:
- a CDS encoding CoA-acylating methylmalonate-semialdehyde dehydrogenase → MNAPQAFEIKEDIAHYIGGQMVLPQGSRFADVYNPATGSISRRVALASKADVNQAVACAQAAFPAWANTSPLRRARILFKYLELLNRHRDELAAIITSEHGKVFTDAQGEVTRGIEILEFATAIPELLKGDYTEQVSTDIDNWVMRQPLGVVAGITPFNFPVMVPMWMFPVAIACGNTFILKPSPTDPSASLLLARLLKEAGLPDGVFNVVQGDKEAVDALLENPDVRAVSFVGSTPIANYIYERGAHFGKRVQALGGAKNHMVVMPDADIDKAVDALVGAAYGSAGERCMAISVAVLVGDAAEKVMPKLIERTKTLKVKNGLELDAEMGPIVTKAALERITGYIDQGVSGGAKLLVDGRGLKVPGFENGFWLGGTLFDQVTPDMTIYKEEIFGPVLSCVRVANFSEALELVNAHEYGNGVACFTSDGNIAREFARRVQVGMVGINVPIPVPMAWHGFGGWKRSLFGDTHAYGKEGVRFYTKQKSVMQRWPESISKGAEFVMPTSK, encoded by the coding sequence ATGAACGCTCCCCAAGCCTTTGAAATTAAAGAAGATATTGCTCATTACATTGGTGGCCAAATGGTCTTGCCCCAAGGCAGTCGCTTTGCCGATGTTTATAACCCCGCCACAGGGAGCATCTCGCGTCGCGTGGCATTGGCCAGCAAAGCCGATGTCAATCAAGCGGTGGCTTGTGCACAAGCCGCCTTCCCAGCCTGGGCCAATACCTCCCCACTGCGGCGCGCGCGCATCTTGTTTAAATACTTAGAGCTCTTAAATCGTCATCGCGATGAACTGGCTGCCATCATTACTTCTGAGCATGGCAAAGTGTTCACCGATGCCCAAGGTGAAGTGACCCGTGGAATTGAGATTCTCGAATTTGCTACCGCCATTCCCGAACTCCTCAAAGGCGATTACACCGAGCAGGTCTCAACTGACATTGATAACTGGGTGATGCGCCAACCATTAGGCGTAGTCGCAGGCATTACACCCTTTAATTTTCCGGTGATGGTACCAATGTGGATGTTCCCCGTCGCAATTGCCTGCGGTAACACCTTTATTCTCAAACCGAGTCCAACCGACCCATCGGCCTCATTGCTCTTAGCGCGTCTCTTAAAAGAGGCAGGTCTGCCCGATGGCGTGTTTAATGTGGTGCAAGGCGACAAAGAAGCGGTTGATGCTCTCTTAGAAAATCCCGATGTCCGTGCTGTGAGTTTTGTGGGCTCCACACCGATTGCTAATTACATTTACGAGCGCGGTGCACACTTTGGTAAACGCGTTCAGGCCCTCGGTGGCGCCAAGAACCATATGGTGGTGATGCCCGATGCGGATATTGATAAAGCCGTTGATGCCTTAGTTGGCGCTGCATACGGATCCGCGGGTGAGCGCTGCATGGCGATCTCGGTTGCCGTGCTCGTTGGAGACGCGGCTGAGAAAGTCATGCCCAAACTGATTGAGCGCACCAAGACCCTCAAGGTAAAAAATGGGCTTGAGCTCGATGCTGAAATGGGTCCCATTGTGACCAAAGCTGCGCTCGAGCGCATTACTGGCTATATCGATCAGGGCGTCAGTGGTGGCGCAAAACTATTAGTCGATGGCCGTGGGCTCAAAGTTCCCGGTTTTGAGAATGGGTTCTGGTTAGGCGGCACCCTCTTTGATCAGGTCACCCCAGACATGACCATTTACAAAGAAGAAATCTTTGGCCCCGTCCTATCATGCGTCCGAGTCGCCAACTTTAGTGAGGCTCTTGAGCTGGTCAATGCCCATGAATATGGCAATGGCGTAGCCTGCTTTACTAGCGACGGCAACATCGCCCGAGAATTTGCACGGCGCGTTCAGGTTGGCATGGTGGGGATTAATGTGCCTATTCCAGTACCGATGGCTTGGCATGGTTTTGGCGGTTGGAAGCGCTCCTTATTTGGTGATACCCATGCGTATGGCAAAGAAGGTGTACGTTTTTACACCAAGCAAAAGAGTGTGATGCAACGCTGGCCAGAGAGTATCTCCAAGGGGGCAGAGTTTGTCATGCCCACCTCCAAATAA
- a CDS encoding trimeric intracellular cation channel family protein, with translation MEELGFWVGIVASAAFAVTGVLAISDRGVDLFGVLVLGIITAIGGGTIRDVILGVPVFWADAPIYILVAAIASIITFYAESTLSQPQLYKAILYIDGLGAALFGIQGADKAWHYDFGGSAAAIILGVVTAIGGGLIRDVLAGRKTLLMSYELYAIPVSLGCMLYVLLLNYFPEHAIVGSIACIVLIFAFRSAAIYWNLKVPVMFISRKK, from the coding sequence ATGGAAGAGCTGGGTTTTTGGGTAGGCATTGTTGCTTCCGCAGCCTTTGCGGTAACCGGCGTTTTAGCTATTTCTGATCGAGGCGTGGATCTCTTTGGCGTTTTGGTGCTTGGCATCATCACTGCGATTGGTGGCGGCACGATTCGGGATGTGATTCTGGGAGTGCCCGTGTTTTGGGCGGATGCCCCCATCTATATTCTGGTGGCAGCGATTGCCAGCATCATTACCTTCTACGCAGAATCCACTTTATCTCAGCCTCAACTGTACAAGGCCATTCTTTACATCGACGGCTTAGGAGCGGCTCTGTTTGGTATCCAAGGCGCCGATAAAGCTTGGCATTATGACTTTGGTGGATCGGCAGCAGCGATCATTCTAGGCGTGGTCACCGCGATTGGTGGGGGACTCATTCGCGATGTATTAGCAGGACGCAAAACCTTATTGATGTCCTATGAGCTCTATGCGATCCCCGTATCACTCGGTTGCATGCTTTATGTCTTGCTCTTGAACTACTTTCCGGAGCATGCGATCGTCGGATCGATTGCCTGCATCGTACTGATCTTTGCCTTTCGCTCGGCTGCGATCTACTGGAACCTGAAGGTTCCAGTGATGTTCATCTCACGCAAGAAGTAA
- a CDS encoding DUF1178 family protein: MKVYNLACDLEHHFEGWFASEDDFLSQQASGTLCCPVCDSAHVSRLPSAPRIGGKVSSEEPVAAEPSQSIALSNADHGQLERQIQATFMKAMRELVGKSEDVGAAFAEEARKIHYKESPERSIRGQTSADEVMALREEGIDVLALPEMPVLKNTLQ, encoded by the coding sequence ATGAAAGTCTATAACTTAGCCTGCGATCTGGAGCATCATTTTGAGGGGTGGTTTGCCTCGGAGGATGACTTTTTATCGCAACAAGCCAGTGGCACATTGTGCTGCCCGGTCTGCGACAGCGCGCATGTCAGCCGCTTGCCATCAGCCCCTCGTATTGGCGGTAAGGTCAGTTCAGAAGAGCCAGTGGCCGCTGAACCAAGTCAAAGTATTGCCTTATCGAATGCCGATCACGGACAGTTGGAGCGTCAGATTCAGGCGACGTTCATGAAAGCCATGCGGGAGTTGGTTGGTAAATCGGAGGATGTGGGTGCGGCTTTTGCCGAGGAGGCCAGGAAGATTCATTACAAAGAGTCGCCCGAGCGCAGCATCCGGGGGCAGACCAGTGCCGATGAAGTGATGGCATTACGCGAAGAGGGAATTGATGTCCTTGCACTCCCTGAAATGCCGGTCCTCAAAAATACTTTGCAATAA
- a CDS encoding NUDIX domain-containing protein, with protein MSEKSFQDLAHTDDHLVEKRVSGEDVYTGIFLKMKRDTVLLPDGQRALREYLEHPGAVAILPILDDGRVIVERQYRYPIEQAVIEIPAGKLNVGEDPLLCAQRELQEETGYLAKRWSKIRRIHPVISYSTEFIDIYLAEGLTAGPARLDAEEFLDVFAAPLEELIEWVENGTITDVKTIISLYWLDRQRRLR; from the coding sequence ATGAGCGAGAAATCGTTTCAAGATCTCGCGCATACCGATGATCATTTAGTCGAGAAGCGCGTATCGGGTGAGGATGTCTACACTGGCATCTTTTTAAAGATGAAACGCGATACGGTGCTGCTGCCTGACGGGCAGCGAGCCTTGCGTGAGTATCTGGAACATCCGGGCGCGGTTGCCATTTTGCCGATCTTAGACGACGGGCGTGTGATTGTAGAGCGTCAATACCGTTACCCCATCGAGCAAGCCGTGATTGAGATTCCGGCGGGTAAGCTTAATGTAGGGGAGGACCCCTTACTCTGTGCGCAGCGGGAGTTACAAGAAGAGACCGGCTACCTTGCTAAGCGGTGGAGCAAGATTCGGCGGATTCATCCGGTGATTTCCTATTCCACCGAGTTCATCGATATTTACCTGGCAGAGGGTTTAACCGCTGGCCCAGCGCGTCTGGATGCCGAAGAGTTTTTGGATGTCTTTGCTGCGCCCCTTGAGGAGTTGATCGAGTGGGTGGAGAACGGCACGATTACGGACGTGAAGACCATCATTTCACTGTACTGGCTCGATCGCCAACGACGACTGCGTTAA
- the nuoN gene encoding NADH-quinone oxidoreductase subunit NuoN, translated as MDTFDLIAIAPEIVLAFVASDLLLTSAFIKEKKDHVASDVFHTPRAASFVYFCSCLLLIGLGVVFLSRMVDLPYLAMAGLFQSDPIANLLKAGCCFALLVSLIYSKQYLIDRGLFRPDFLVLTLFALLGQLVLISASNLITLYLGLELMALSTYGLVAMRHSNGLSSEAAIKYFVLGALASGFLLYGMSMIYGVTGSLDLLEILRSLLDPRINHLIMAFGLVFIVAGVAFKFGVVPFHMWVPDVYQGAPTAVTLLIAAAPKLAAFALLFRLLINTLLPLISDWQPMLMILAVLSLVIGNITAIAQTNIKRMLAYSAIAQMGFVLLGMLSIFDDHAFSASMFYVIAYVITTLGTFGLLMVLSRKGYDCDTLDGLKGLNRKHPWYAFIGLIMMFSLAGVPPTLGFAAKLSVLEALVDADYIALAVIAVIASLIGAFYYLRVVKVMYFDEPSHEHSVTGSGIAKGVLGLNGLMVLLLGVFPAGLMALCLNIMRNTLIGS; from the coding sequence ATGGATACTTTTGACCTAATTGCCATCGCTCCAGAAATTGTTCTGGCTTTTGTGGCCAGTGATTTGCTGTTGACCAGTGCCTTTATTAAAGAGAAGAAGGATCATGTCGCGAGTGATGTTTTTCACACTCCACGGGCAGCATCTTTTGTCTATTTCTGTTCCTGCTTACTTTTAATTGGTTTGGGTGTGGTGTTTTTGAGCAGAATGGTTGATTTGCCATACCTTGCCATGGCCGGTCTGTTCCAGTCCGATCCGATTGCCAATTTACTGAAAGCAGGGTGCTGCTTTGCGCTACTGGTTAGCCTGATTTACTCCAAGCAGTATTTGATTGATCGGGGCCTCTTCCGGCCTGATTTCTTGGTCCTCACCTTATTTGCTTTATTGGGACAATTAGTCTTAATCTCGGCATCCAACCTCATCACCTTGTACCTTGGTCTTGAGTTGATGGCTCTGTCAACCTACGGCTTGGTGGCAATGCGCCATTCTAACGGCCTTTCCTCTGAAGCGGCGATCAAGTACTTTGTACTGGGCGCCTTAGCATCGGGATTTTTGCTCTACGGTATGTCGATGATCTACGGTGTGACCGGATCCTTAGATCTTCTAGAGATCTTGCGCTCCCTCCTCGATCCCCGCATTAATCACCTCATCATGGCGTTTGGCCTAGTCTTTATTGTGGCTGGCGTTGCCTTTAAGTTTGGCGTGGTGCCATTTCATATGTGGGTACCGGATGTTTATCAGGGCGCACCAACCGCGGTCACCTTATTGATTGCAGCAGCTCCTAAGCTTGCTGCCTTTGCTCTCCTGTTCCGTCTGCTGATCAATACCTTATTACCCCTGATCTCCGATTGGCAGCCGATGCTGATGATTCTTGCGGTTCTATCCTTAGTGATTGGTAATATCACGGCGATCGCCCAAACCAATATCAAGCGGATGTTGGCCTACTCAGCGATTGCGCAGATGGGCTTTGTGTTGCTTGGCATGCTCTCGATTTTTGATGATCACGCCTTTAGTGCCTCGATGTTCTATGTGATTGCGTATGTGATCACTACTTTGGGCACCTTCGGTTTGCTGATGGTCTTATCACGCAAGGGCTACGATTGCGACACCTTGGATGGCTTAAAGGGTCTCAATCGCAAGCACCCATGGTATGCCTTCATTGGTCTCATCATGATGTTCTCCCTAGCTGGAGTGCCCCCCACTTTGGGTTTTGCCGCTAAGCTTTCTGTTTTGGAAGCATTGGTTGACGCTGATTACATCGCTTTGGCTGTGATTGCGGTGATCGCATCGCTGATTGGTGCTTTCTACTACTTGCGTGTAGTGAAGGTGATGTATTTTGATGAACCAAGCCATGAGCATTCGGTGACTGGTTCAGGAATTGCAAAAGGGGTGTTGGGTCTCAATGGCTTGATGGTTCTCCTGTTGGGTGTATTCCCAGCAGGTCTGATGGCCCTATGCCTCAATATCATGCGCAATACCCTCATCGGTTCTTAA
- a CDS encoding NADH-quinone oxidoreductase subunit M — MILSYAIWIPIVFGLMILVYGSERPSAGVKYLALFGAILGFIATLPLIANFDIANAGMQFVEKHSWIPRYDINYHLGVDGISVWFVVLTAFINIFVVIAAWEVITEKASQYYAAFMILSGLMIGVFSALDGLLFYIFFEATLIPMYIIIGVWGGQNRIYAAFKFFLYTLLGSLLALVAILYLYNLTNTFDLLTWHRAKLDIVEQVLIFIAFFMAFAVKVPMWPLHTWLPDVHVEAPTGGSVVLAAIMLKLGAYGFLRFSLPIAPDASILLGPIIIFLSLVAVIYVGLVALVQQDMKKLVAYSSIAHMGFVTLGFFVFSPLGIEGGIVQMISHGFVSGAMFLAIGVLYDRMHTRKIADYGGVVHRMPKFSAFMVLMAMANCGLPATSGFVGEFMVILAAVDYDFMIGLLSATALILGAAYSLWMVKRVIFGAITNPEVEKLEDLNGREFFMFIVLSLCVIGMGVYPKPFTDIIHPAVMQLLEHVAISKL, encoded by the coding sequence ATGATTCTTTCTTACGCGATTTGGATTCCGATTGTTTTTGGCCTGATGATTTTGGTCTATGGCTCAGAGCGTCCATCCGCTGGCGTGAAGTATTTGGCCTTGTTTGGGGCTATTTTGGGCTTTATTGCTACCTTACCTCTAATCGCCAACTTTGATATCGCCAATGCCGGCATGCAGTTTGTGGAAAAGCATAGCTGGATTCCACGCTACGACATTAATTATCACCTTGGTGTGGATGGCATTTCGGTATGGTTTGTGGTGTTGACCGCCTTTATCAATATTTTTGTCGTGATCGCTGCTTGGGAGGTCATTACCGAGAAGGCCTCGCAATACTATGCCGCATTCATGATTTTGTCGGGACTCATGATTGGGGTGTTCTCAGCGCTTGACGGCCTACTGTTTTATATCTTCTTTGAGGCAACGCTCATCCCAATGTACATCATCATCGGGGTATGGGGTGGACAAAACCGTATCTATGCGGCATTTAAGTTCTTCCTCTACACCCTGTTGGGATCGTTGCTGGCTCTAGTTGCTATTTTGTATCTCTACAACCTAACCAATACCTTTGACTTGCTGACCTGGCACCGGGCGAAGTTGGATATTGTGGAGCAGGTACTCATCTTTATTGCCTTCTTCATGGCCTTTGCCGTGAAGGTGCCAATGTGGCCTTTGCATACTTGGTTGCCCGATGTTCACGTGGAGGCCCCAACCGGTGGCTCAGTGGTACTGGCAGCCATTATGTTGAAGCTTGGTGCTTATGGATTCTTGCGTTTCTCGTTGCCGATTGCGCCAGATGCCAGCATCCTTTTAGGACCGATCATTATTTTCTTATCGCTTGTTGCAGTGATCTACGTTGGTTTAGTGGCGCTGGTTCAGCAGGATATGAAAAAGTTGGTGGCGTACTCGTCGATTGCGCACATGGGTTTTGTGACCCTAGGATTTTTCGTCTTCAGTCCTCTTGGTATTGAGGGCGGCATTGTTCAGATGATCTCGCATGGATTTGTATCGGGCGCGATGTTCTTGGCCATTGGTGTTTTATACGACCGTATGCACACCCGCAAGATTGCTGATTACGGTGGTGTGGTGCATCGCATGCCAAAGTTCTCGGCATTTATGGTGCTCATGGCAATGGCTAACTGCGGCTTACCAGCCACCTCGGGTTTTGTGGGGGAGTTTATGGTGATCCTGGCTGCCGTTGATTATGACTTTATGATTGGTCTACTGTCAGCGACCGCATTAATCCTTGGTGCTGCCTATTCCTTATGGATGGTCAAGCGCGTGATCTTTGGTGCGATCACCAATCCAGAGGTCGAGAAGCTTGAGGATCTCAATGGTCGCGAGTTCTTTATGTTCATCGTTCTGTCGCTCTGCGTGATTGGCATGGGCGTGTATCCCAAACCCTTTACCGACATTATTCATCCGGCAGTGATGCAGTTGCTTGAACATGTCGCGATTAGCAAACTCTAA
- the nuoL gene encoding NADH-quinone oxidoreductase subunit L, translating into MTTALTTAHLCAIPLAPLVGAAFAGLLGTKFFGNRIGQVASQSITILGVAISFLLSCWVLYEVMNGYYFDGSVYTWMKIGELSFDIGFLIDPLTAVMMVVVTFVSLMVHIYTIGYMAGEEGYNRFFAYISLFTFAMLMLVMSNNMLQLFFGWEAVGVVSYLLIGFYYDRPTAIFANMKAFLVNRVGDFGFILGIGLLLAATGSMNYADIFAQNTVMAAQTVPGTDWNLITVACICLFIGAMGKSAQFPLHVWLPDSMEGPTPISALIHAATMVTAGIFMVTRMSPLFELSDVALSFILVMGSITALFMGFLGIVQTDIKRVVAYSTLSQLGYMTVALGVSAYPIAIFHLMTHAFFKALLFLGAGSVIIGMHHEQDMRKMGGLWKYMPITCLMMLIGSLALIGTPFFSGFYSKDSIIEAVAASTIPGSGFAYFAVMASVFVTALYSFRLYFYVFHGKERFGHDYDHHHSHDAHDEHHHGLAPGEKPHESPWVITLPLIALAIPSVIIGYYTIDPMLFGSFFGDAIYIDEAKHPALATFASHFHGPVAMALHGFTTPVFILLILGVLVAAICYLWATSLPEKIAKTFAPIKTLLDNKYYLDDLNQWIFAKGALLIGGGLWKQGDQRVIDGFVVNGSAHLIGKFSGVIRHLQSGYLYHYAFAMIVGLIGLMAWILYTHIYIAY; encoded by the coding sequence ATGACCACTGCTTTAACAACGGCCCACCTCTGCGCGATTCCACTAGCCCCACTGGTGGGAGCGGCGTTTGCAGGACTATTAGGCACCAAGTTCTTTGGCAATCGGATTGGTCAAGTGGCATCCCAATCGATCACCATCTTGGGTGTCGCCATCTCCTTTTTGCTGTCGTGTTGGGTTTTATATGAGGTGATGAACGGCTATTACTTCGATGGTAGCGTCTACACCTGGATGAAGATTGGGGAGTTGAGTTTTGATATTGGTTTTCTGATTGATCCATTAACCGCCGTGATGATGGTGGTGGTGACCTTTGTCTCTCTGATGGTTCACATCTACACCATCGGCTATATGGCAGGTGAGGAGGGCTATAACCGTTTCTTCGCTTATATCTCCTTATTCACCTTTGCGATGCTGATGCTTGTTATGAGCAATAACATGCTGCAGCTGTTCTTTGGCTGGGAGGCGGTAGGCGTTGTGTCGTATTTGCTGATCGGTTTCTATTACGATCGTCCCACCGCAATTTTTGCCAACATGAAGGCCTTCTTGGTCAATCGGGTGGGCGACTTTGGATTCATCTTGGGGATTGGTCTATTGCTCGCGGCTACTGGCTCGATGAACTATGCGGACATCTTTGCCCAAAATACCGTCATGGCTGCGCAGACTGTGCCAGGAACGGATTGGAATTTAATCACGGTTGCCTGCATTTGCCTCTTCATTGGTGCGATGGGTAAGTCGGCTCAGTTTCCATTGCATGTCTGGTTACCGGACTCAATGGAAGGCCCAACCCCCATTTCGGCCTTGATTCATGCGGCGACGATGGTGACCGCAGGTATTTTTATGGTGACCCGTATGTCGCCATTATTTGAGCTCTCCGATGTTGCCCTGAGCTTCATTCTGGTCATGGGCTCAATTACCGCGCTCTTTATGGGATTCTTAGGAATCGTACAAACCGATATCAAGCGCGTGGTGGCGTATTCAACGCTCTCACAACTGGGCTATATGACCGTTGCGCTCGGCGTCTCTGCCTATCCAATTGCTATCTTCCATTTAATGACCCATGCCTTCTTTAAAGCTTTGCTGTTCTTAGGAGCGGGTAGTGTGATCATTGGAATGCATCACGAGCAGGACATGCGCAAGATGGGCGGCCTCTGGAAATACATGCCAATTACCTGTTTGATGATGTTAATTGGTTCCTTGGCATTGATTGGCACACCATTCTTCTCGGGCTTTTACTCTAAAGACTCGATTATTGAGGCGGTGGCGGCGAGCACCATACCTGGATCGGGCTTTGCATACTTTGCGGTGATGGCGAGCGTCTTTGTGACCGCCTTGTATTCTTTCCGCCTCTACTTCTATGTATTCCATGGCAAGGAGCGTTTTGGTCATGACTATGACCATCACCATTCGCATGATGCGCACGATGAGCATCATCATGGGCTTGCACCAGGTGAGAAGCCGCATGAGTCACCTTGGGTGATCACCTTGCCGTTGATTGCATTGGCAATTCCTTCGGTGATTATTGGTTACTACACGATTGACCCGATGTTGTTTGGTAGTTTCTTTGGTGATGCGATCTATATTGATGAGGCTAAGCATCCTGCACTCGCAACCTTTGCATCCCATTTCCATGGCCCGGTGGCGATGGCCTTGCATGGCTTTACCACCCCCGTGTTTATTCTCTTGATCCTGGGTGTATTGGTGGCGGCCATTTGCTACCTGTGGGCTACATCCTTGCCCGAGAAAATCGCGAAGACCTTTGCTCCAATCAAGACCTTATTGGATAACAAGTATTACCTCGATGATTTGAACCAATGGATTTTTGCAAAGGGTGCTCTGTTGATTGGTGGTGGCTTATGGAAGCAGGGCGATCAACGAGTCATTGATGGTTTTGTGGTGAACGGCAGCGCTCATTTGATTGGCAAGTTCTCAGGGGTGATCCGTCATTTGCAGTCGGGTTATCTCTATCACTATGCCTTTGCCATGATCGTCGGCTTGATTGGCTTAATGGCCTGGATTTTGTATACCCATATTTATATTGCTTACTAA
- the nuoK gene encoding NADH-quinone oxidoreductase subunit NuoK, translating to MTITLAHYLVLGAILFAISVVGIFLNRRNVIILLMAIELMLLAVNMNFVAFSHYLGDMAGQVFVFFILTVAAAEAAIGLAILVVLFRKVDTINTEDLDHLKG from the coding sequence ATGACCATCACCCTTGCACATTATTTAGTCCTTGGCGCTATTCTGTTTGCAATTAGCGTCGTCGGTATCTTCCTAAATCGGCGTAACGTGATCATCCTCTTGATGGCGATTGAGCTCATGTTGCTTGCCGTCAATATGAACTTTGTGGCGTTCTCTCATTACTTAGGTGATATGGCCGGTCAGGTATTTGTATTTTTCATACTGACCGTAGCCGCTGCGGAGGCTGCAATTGGTTTGGCGATCTTGGTGGTGCTATTCCGTAAGGTCGACACGATTAATACCGAAGACCTCGATCATCTCAAAGGCTAG
- a CDS encoding NADH-quinone oxidoreductase subunit J: MTLDPNLIFSVFFYAFAALLVISALRVITVPNPVHAALFLVLAFFSASGIWMLLKAEFLSLILILVYVGAVMVLFLFVVMMLDLDLAHLRRDFKKYLPLAMLIGVVIILQLSIVLIRGFIGTTAPVNVLPDVVAANNTQALGYLMFTEYIYAFEVAGIVLLVAIIAAVALTLRKRKDVKGQNIAEQVAVSAKDRMRIVSMDAERDAKQDLKSRTNSGDPA, translated from the coding sequence ATGACCCTCGACCCGAATTTAATCTTCTCAGTCTTTTTCTACGCCTTCGCGGCGCTCTTGGTGATTTCCGCATTACGGGTCATTACGGTTCCCAATCCTGTGCATGCCGCCTTGTTCTTGGTTTTGGCGTTCTTTAGTGCCTCAGGTATTTGGATGTTGCTCAAGGCCGAGTTCTTAAGCTTGATCCTGATCCTAGTCTATGTGGGCGCGGTGATGGTGTTGTTCTTATTCGTGGTGATGATGCTCGATTTGGATCTTGCGCATCTCCGACGTGATTTCAAGAAGTATCTACCACTCGCCATGCTGATTGGTGTGGTCATTATCTTGCAACTCTCGATCGTGTTAATCCGCGGCTTTATTGGTACTACCGCGCCAGTGAATGTCTTGCCCGATGTAGTGGCAGCAAATAATACCCAAGCCCTTGGTTATTTAATGTTTACCGAGTACATCTATGCTTTTGAGGTTGCCGGTATTGTTTTATTGGTTGCCATCATCGCAGCTGTTGCTCTTACCTTGCGCAAACGCAAGGATGTGAAGGGTCAAAATATTGCTGAGCAGGTTGCGGTCTCCGCTAAGGATCGGATGCGGATTGTATCGATGGATGCTGAGCGTGATGCTAAGCAAGACCTAAAGTCTCGAACCAACTCAGGTGACCCAGCATGA
- the nuoI gene encoding NADH-quinone oxidoreductase subunit NuoI, whose protein sequence is MFKRASQFLNSLMLKDVLKGMSITGRYLFKPKITVQYPEEKTPLSPRFRGLHALRRYPNGEERCIACKLCEAVCPALAISIESDQREDGTRRTTRYDIDLTKCIFCGYCEEACPVDAIVETNIFEYFGDKRGDLYFTKEMLLAVGDEYEKQIAANREADAPYR, encoded by the coding sequence ATGTTCAAGCGCGCCTCTCAGTTTCTCAATAGCTTAATGCTCAAAGATGTTCTTAAAGGAATGTCGATTACTGGGCGTTATTTATTTAAACCTAAAATTACGGTTCAGTATCCGGAAGAAAAGACGCCACTCTCACCACGTTTTCGAGGCTTACATGCGCTGCGTCGCTATCCGAATGGGGAAGAGCGCTGCATTGCATGCAAACTGTGTGAGGCCGTTTGCCCAGCTTTGGCAATCTCGATTGAGTCTGATCAGCGTGAGGATGGTACCCGCAGAACAACACGCTATGACATCGACCTCACCAAATGCATTTTCTGTGGCTATTGTGAAGAGGCTTGCCCTGTGGATGCCATTGTGGAAACCAATATTTTTGAGTATTTCGGGGATAAGCGCGGTGATCTGTATTTCACCAAAGAGATGTTGCTAGCAGTCGGTGATGAATACGAAAAGCAAATTGCCGCTAACCGAGAGGCAGACGCACCTTACCGTTGA